From the genome of Solibacillus sp. FSL H8-0538:
ACATTCGTGGTTAAAAATTTGATTTCCATCATTATTATCATGGGTTTAATAACGATAGTTGCGATGAATGTTCTCGGTAACGAGAAAGAAACAGTGAAAACAGCACAAACAGCTAAAAAAAACGAAACAGCATCTACTAATGAAAAAGAGGATACGACATATCAAGTAGAGTATGTAGCACCAGATTTTGAGTTGAAAACGTTTGAAGGTGAAACAGTACGTTTGTCGGATTATGTAGGTAAAAAGGTGATTTTAAATTTTTGGGCAACATGGTGCCCACCTTGTAAAAAAGAAGTGCCACATATGCAAAAGGTTTATGAAGAGTATAAAAATCAAGGTGTTGAAATTTTAGCAGTTAACGTAACAAATAAGGATAAGGGAGAAGAAGCGGTTGCTAAATTTGTGAAAGAACATGGACTTACTTTTGAAGTTTTGTTAGATGAAGAAGGGTTTGTAGGTAATACATATCAAGTACTTACGCTGCCAACGACTTATATGATTGATACAAAAGGAAACATGGTTGACATCATTGAAGGTCCAATGAATGAGGCATTGATGAAAGAATTAATTAACAAGGCTGAATAATAAAAATTAAACAGTACTAAAGAACTTATTGAGTAAACACTATATTTGACGAGGATAATGTGTTTTTGTATCCTTTTGACTACAAAACACCACTACTCATTGAAAAAGAGATAAATCAGCCTGAATTATTCACCTGAATTTAAATTATTGAGAACTATAGTAGATTTACAATGTGAAAGTCAATTTAGAAGGATAAATAGCCGAATGAGAGAAGGTTTGAAACGAGTCTTGGGAAAACACCGATTTTTGGGTAGACTTCTCCCTGGTGCAAGTTCAATTTTAAAAAATTTGATTTAGTTGAATGTGAGCCGCTGCACTCGGGTCAGTACGTCCCAAAAGAAGTGTTCATAGACAAAACTGGAGGATATTTTGAAATACAGTGAAGGACCAGATTTTACTAACTTACTTGCGACTTTGATCAAGCGTGTTCGTATCGTTTGGATTTGAATCCCATTTTAGTTTTTAGGGAAACTGAGTGTGCGTAGCCAGTTCGTGAAGTTATTGGCAAGCAGATTCAACATCATCCGAGCTTCATTGACGAGAAAATCATGACCTTTCATCTTGCCTCGCTGTGTGTATGACTGCACAATGGCTTGTGGTGAAAAGGTTTCACCAAGATTTGTCACAAAAAAGCATGCGAAAAGAACAGTTCACCTGCTGGGCGCATGGACTGAAAATAATACGGCTAGGCTTCGACCAAGATGAAGCTCGATAAATCGATTCTTCGACGTAGCTTTCAGTTATGGAAACATCATTAATTTCATGTGTTGGGTGAAGTTCTTTCGCAAGTGCCTATAACTTGGCGTTCACTTTTAAACGAATGATGAAGTACACCGATTCTTTTTCACATAATTCGTAGAGGCCAGGTACCGCAAAACCACTATCACCACGTATGAGCGTAGAGGTTTCTGGAAATTTTTCATTATAGTGTTCGATGAGTGTCTACTATTCGGGGTTCAGTTCACGCTCCGATGGAATCATTCTTTGGGCACTTTAAAGATGAAGTCTATTTCAAGTCGGTGAATAACTTATTCGAATTAAAACAAATGGTGGATCATTATATGGAGTATTACAATCCTTCTCACAAGCAATGGCATCTAAAAAGATGGCTCCAGTAGAATACCGGAACCATCTCTTCACAGCTTAGACTGCCCAATCGCTTTTTATTAAACTGTCCGTTAAATGGGGTGCAGTTCAAATTTTTTGAGTCACTCTTTTTTTTAGCGAATTACCACAGTCACCATTAACATGAAGTAGATACTAGTCACAAATAGACAACTAAACAGAAAAGATACAATAATCGGTGCTTTTTTGAAAAATGATAATACAATTAATCCTATAAATAAGATGGATAGGAAAAAGAACAGTACTGTATCTAAGTTCACAACAAAGCCAATTGTACTACTAGAGTTGATAATGTCAGCGTGAAATAGACGAAATAAAGGTGACACTGCATCATTCGTTAAATAATTGCCATGAGGGGGTGAGTGTTGTGAAAAAGCAGCTGTAATCGTAAAAATTGTCAATAAAATAAAGCCTTCCACACGAATCCATGGAATTGGATTGAATGACGCATCTTTAGATAATCGATATTTAACAATTAAACTATTCACTAAAGCATAAAAAATAAGTGGCAGTAGGAATAAATGTTTTATTAATAATCCTTGTCCATACGAAACCATCCAAGATCCGATATACCCATCAACCATTACATCCATTAGAAACAAGCCACTAAGAGCCGTAACAGCTAAACAGCAAATAGCAACTAACGAAAACCAGTTCAAAAATTTGAGCCAATTATTTTTATTAATCGAACACCAAGAAATAATAAGTAGAATCCCTACCCAAATGCTGATCGCTGTTAAATGAAGAAAGTCGCTTATAATTCCTATTATTGGATCAAGAGCACCTGCATGGCTTGACCAAGCAACTGTTAAAATTAGTCCAAATGTTAATAGTGCCCCTAAAAAAGAAAAGATGCCCTGTTCAGTAGATCTCGCAAATGAAATTAATAGAACTAACACAACGGAGCCAAGTAGGGTAAAATCCCATGCAGTCCCAACTGTATAGGTTGTTAAAACAATTTTAAACGTTTCAAGTAAACCTAAGCGTGGAGCAATATATAATGTAATATCAAGAACAGGAATAAATGCGAAAACTGGTAGTGTAATGGCACTAAGAAGGAATATGCGCTTTGGAATTTTTATGTCAGGACGATATTTGCTTGGGACAAGTAGAAGAATAAAACTTCCAACTAAGACCGAAAAGCATAAATATAAAAGCGCCTGACTAATAATTACTAATATTTCCATGAATTATTTCTTTCTTTTTGTAAGGAAGAAGAAACCACTTACTGCAACGATAACTAAAAGAACGATTAGAATTACTGTCGTGGAAGATGATTCTCCCTCTTCATCCGCTGAAACTACTTCTTTAATTTCTGTCGATTGCTCAGTTTTTCCGTTTGTTTCTTCAATCGCTTTCGTTGTTTCTGAAGGTTCCTCTGTTACTTCTTCTACTGTTTCAGGATCTGGCGCATTTACTGTAAATGAGAATTCTCCATCTAATGGGTGACCATCTGCACTAATAATACTCCAATTAACTTGATATTCGTTATTTGGAAGTGGCTCAGCAACAGTTCCTGTTAATGTACCTTCACCAATAATAATTTCTTGTAGTTCAACAGTTTGACCCGATGTCGTTGTTACATCTATAAAACTACCTTGTTCAATTTGACCGTCAAATTCAATAACAATTTCATTTAATGGTTCCGTTACAACGTCACCATTTGCTGGATTGGATTCTCCTAAATGTGAGTGAGCAAATGCACTATTTGAAAGAGACAATGCTAGTAAGGCTGCTGCTGCAGCAGAAAAAATATGTTTCAAAATATGTCCTCCTAAACTTTTCACTATTTGAAAAATAAATAGTACTATTTATTTTCAATAATGATTATATAAAAAAAATGTGAAATTTAAATGAAGTATTCTGTAAAAAATAGAAATTTCATAGTCACGCACCTACTGTATCAAAGTAGTCCTTTTAAGTCTACTAAATAACCAAGTAAAGATGAGTTAATCATAATGGAATGGAAAAAAATAACCGACTAAATTCGTCTATAAAAAAGTGGAATTGTGAGAAGAGTTTATTAAA
Proteins encoded in this window:
- a CDS encoding copper resistance D family protein, which codes for MEILVIISQALLYLCFSVLVGSFILLLVPSKYRPDIKIPKRIFLLSAITLPVFAFIPVLDITLYIAPRLGLLETFKIVLTTYTVGTAWDFTLLGSVVLVLLISFARSTEQGIFSFLGALLTFGLILTVAWSSHAGALDPIIGIISDFLHLTAISIWVGILLIISWCSINKNNWLKFLNWFSLVAICCLAVTALSGLFLMDVMVDGYIGSWMVSYGQGLLIKHLFLLPLIFYALVNSLIVKYRLSKDASFNPIPWIRVEGFILLTIFTITAAFSQHSPPHGNYLTNDAVSPLFRLFHADIINSSSTIGFVVNLDTVLFFFLSILFIGLIVLSFFKKAPIIVSFLFSCLFVTSIYFMLMVTVVIR
- a CDS encoding copper resistance CopC family protein: MKHIFSAAAAALLALSLSNSAFAHSHLGESNPANGDVVTEPLNEIVIEFDGQIEQGSFIDVTTTSGQTVELQEIIIGEGTLTGTVAEPLPNNEYQVNWSIISADGHPLDGEFSFTVNAPDPETVEEVTEEPSETTKAIEETNGKTEQSTEIKEVVSADEEGESSSTTVILIVLLVIVAVSGFFFLTKRKK
- a CDS encoding redoxin domain-containing protein → MVKNLISIIIIMGLITIVAMNVLGNEKETVKTAQTAKKNETASTNEKEDTTYQVEYVAPDFELKTFEGETVRLSDYVGKKVILNFWATWCPPCKKEVPHMQKVYEEYKNQGVEILAVNVTNKDKGEEAVAKFVKEHGLTFEVLLDEEGFVGNTYQVLTLPTTYMIDTKGNMVDIIEGPMNEALMKELINKAE